CCGGCTGGTTTCGGAAGTGATCAATGGCAGACAGCACATAATCATTCGTCACTTTCTCGATTGCCTCCTTTATTCTGCTCGACGCATACCCTAATGGCTTGGACCCTAAGTCGCCAGCAAGACTTGTAGCAATCACATCAAATGTTGCATTTCCAAAGTATCCTTGGGGCAATGGGGGTTGCATACGACTCCTCGAATCGACGCAAACCCCCATCGCAGTAGGTTGTTCATTTCTGTGAACTCTAGCCTTAGACGCACATCTCCATATGTGCCCTGCCACGGTCTCATACCGTGTGTAAGCCCGCTTAGTGCCAGAATTCTTGTAATCATTCCCCTCGTTTGCCATTCGCTTAAGTTTCTCAACTTGTTGCTTGGTAAGCTTCAACATGGCCACAGTAGTCCTCTTCATCCTCTCCTCGATATTATCCGATTGGCCGAGCAAAAGGGGTGGATGGTCTAACTCTGAGTGGTCAAGCCCTAGAGTATTTCCAGCTGGGAGTGTTCGATCTTGAAATGCTTTTCGATCCAGAAATGGCATTACTCCAATTGGCTCACCCTTTGCAAGCCTAGCCCACTCAGAAATGAAATGCAATGCACTTTGCCCATCAACAACAGCATGTGAAATAGTCAAGCTAAGACTAAGACCACCACACTTGAACCTAGTCAATTGTACAAGCAATATAGGAAGTTCATGAATTGGGAGGGTGTAGTCTACAGTGGGGATAAGATTGTCATATTCTGGAGAAGGAGAGAAGTCACCAAAGTCATCGAGTTTCGAATCAGACTCAGCCTCAATGAACGGAACCCCCATGTCATTGCAATGGAGCTCGAGACGGCCACCGCCAATCCAACGCAATCGACCTGCCAGAGGATAGAATGGCACCAGTGCACGGCTTAATGAGTCTTTGAGGATGTTGGCTATAGTGTCAGGTTGTGCGGCAAAGGTTTGGTCTGGTTTGTAGAAGTAGATAGTGGGAACATGAGTTATGGTGCCAACTTGGTCCCATTCTGAGAGAGCTAGGGTACCTTGCAACGTTGGTGTAGAGGGTTTCAGTACATAGCAGCCTTTGATTTTCACCACcattgttttgctttttgaaaatttgagtgGCATGTACAGATATTCTTAGTGGATGTGGCAGACTATATGGTATTGGTTTTTATAAGCCCGATTTATAACaagagaaaattatgaaaaaagaagaggttTCATTTGGTTGCCGCAAATACTGTGAAGTAGGTGAAAATAGATTTCACATGAGTGGTAGTTCCCTTAAAAAGTGACAATTTCAGCTGATTTCATTTGGAATGCACTAAAGCACTTTGGGATGGGCTAACAAAAAAAAGTGCAACACGCAATAGTGACAAAAACTTAAGAATAACTAACTACAATCCGATTCTTTCTCTGCTTTCCAGAAACCTTTCACAAGTTTATGTCAAGACTATTAAGAGTATTATATCGCACATCGAAAGATCGAAGCCTGACATAGTCTTTTTCAAGACTATTAACAATATATTCATCCATTGCTAACGTGATTTTGAGTTGGATTATCACAATCtaatatgatatatatatatcatagcCTGATTATCTGCGTGCTTGGCCTAACAGTGCATGTGCCCACACAATGGCGGCGCGAAAATATTTATAACTCTGTTTAGTACGTAAGATGCGCACGCAATATCATCTCTCCTGTACTTACTTGATTGATCTTGTCATGTTTTGCGCAAGAGAGAGATTGATGAGTTGGTGGTTTTGAAGGTAGGTGTGGTGGCTTTGGTCCAAACCTTCCATCTAGCTAGAGGAGAAAAATTTCACCAAGTGTTGGAGTACAAGTCATCTAGTAGAGTCTCTCCCACAATATCATCGCTTATATAAAGTTGCCCCCACTATAGTAACTAGCACAAACATTTCCTTTTGATAATAAAGGCTAAGGCATGATGAGGAGGGTCAGCTGAACCTTGTGATATCCATATGTTAGGTTTAAAAGAGCCCACACATGAGGGGCGTGTTGAGAGAGTATCCTTTATCGAAAAATGAAAGGCTAGCGTAAATGCTTAAAAGATCTTGGGACTCCGCACCAATTACCAATTGATTATGAATTGGATATTGACATTCTAACAAAGATTAGACTGTGAGTAGAATCGAGAATaagatcttaaaaatagaatgaatttgattacttggattacttttttattacattttgATGGTTCAGTTAAACAAACTAGTAGATTTTGTTGAAAGTTGTGCTGACTTTGGTATCTcatttttattacattttgATCACATGGTTAAGGGAGACTTATGCTCTGAAGATTTGGGAGCATGTGATAAAAGCTGCAAGAAAAGACGTAAGTCCCAGCATCCTCGTGGTTAAGGGGTTTGTGATAAAACCTCTGATCCTCCGTCATGCAATTGCTTCTACAAATGCTCTCAACCGCCACCAAAATACAAGACATGCAATCTGGGTATAGGTCCATGCAGCTTTGCCTGCAACTATCAATGTTGCAATTCGAATTGCACCATGAGATTTGCTGGACCTCTGAAAGGTTATGGATTTTGTTACAATATTATCTATCCTTATAATGAGTGTCTATGCGTATTCGGGTGCTAAGCTGAGGAT
The window above is part of the Prunus dulcis chromosome 1, ALMONDv2, whole genome shotgun sequence genome. Proteins encoded here:
- the LOC117615783 gene encoding spermidine hydroxycinnamoyl transferase; amino-acid sequence: MVVKIKGCYVLKPSTPTLQGTLALSEWDQVGTITHVPTIYFYKPDQTFAAQPDTIANILKDSLSRALVPFYPLAGRLRWIGGGRLELHCNDMGVPFIEAESDSKLDDFGDFSPSPEYDNLIPTVDYTLPIHELPILLVQLTRFKCGGLSLSLTISHAVVDGQSALHFISEWARLAKGEPIGVMPFLDRKAFQDRTLPAGNTLGLDHSELDHPPLLLGQSDNIEERMKRTTVAMLKLTKQQVEKLKRMANEGNDYKNSGTKRAYTRYETVAGHIWRCASKARVHRNEQPTAMGVCVDSRSRMQPPLPQGYFGNATFDVIATSLAGDLGSKPLGYASSRIKEAIEKVTNDYVLSAIDHFRNQPDLTRFQDLHALGSDQGPFYGNPNLGVVSWLTLPIYGLDFGWGKEIYMGPGPHDFDGDSLLLPSPNGDGSIVLALCLQVAHMDAFKKHFYEDII